In Streptomyces sp. SID8374, one genomic interval encodes:
- a CDS encoding ATP-binding protein, which yields MTFPQGPVIWALVVVALVAVGAVLRARATNIKLRRRNAELSTEHDTLLRQRDELLVVHNGLLQRQASELAEVRKDAEEETKAVLKAAVRTLQGLADEQQVVIEKAQRKYGDDPGILADLMAMDHANSQFGRRAQGIAVLCGGWLGRRETVASVFDVARSAQGRIRHFDRVRVNGQVNFSVVSRAVEPVAVVLAELLANATNYSAPGTPVEINIQAVPTGVCLIVDDAGLGMGQEEKDRAAALLSPQAAISVSSLGIPPQFGFAVSGMLAARYGFRVSVDSVSPYGGVRAVVLIPDELLTTEVPQPAAPAEAPEAYEDYEAYGHQQQAAPQPEQWQQAPAPAPTPLFPPAAQRQDTATQQLAQITTTSGGLPKRRRKSPVSAVPPAAPQPVRSNEETASRLGAFQRGTRSGRDTTTTTEGSEIQ from the coding sequence ATGACATTTCCACAGGGCCCCGTCATCTGGGCGCTGGTTGTCGTAGCACTGGTCGCCGTGGGTGCCGTCCTGCGGGCTCGCGCGACCAACATCAAACTGCGCAGACGCAACGCCGAGCTGAGCACGGAGCACGACACGCTCCTGCGCCAGCGGGACGAGCTCCTCGTCGTCCACAACGGCCTCCTCCAGCGGCAGGCCTCCGAGCTCGCCGAGGTCCGCAAGGACGCCGAGGAGGAGACCAAGGCGGTCCTCAAGGCGGCCGTCCGCACCCTCCAGGGCCTCGCCGACGAACAGCAGGTCGTGATCGAGAAGGCCCAGCGCAAGTACGGCGACGACCCCGGGATCCTCGCCGACCTGATGGCCATGGACCACGCCAACAGCCAGTTCGGCAGGCGCGCCCAGGGCATCGCTGTGCTCTGCGGCGGCTGGCTCGGCCGGCGCGAGACCGTGGCCTCCGTCTTCGACGTGGCACGCAGCGCCCAGGGCCGTATCCGCCACTTCGACCGGGTCCGGGTCAACGGCCAGGTGAACTTCTCGGTCGTCAGCCGGGCCGTCGAACCGGTCGCGGTGGTCCTCGCCGAGCTGCTCGCCAACGCCACCAACTACTCCGCCCCCGGCACCCCGGTGGAGATCAACATCCAGGCCGTGCCGACGGGCGTCTGCCTCATCGTCGACGACGCCGGCCTCGGCATGGGCCAGGAGGAGAAGGACCGCGCGGCGGCCCTCCTCTCCCCCCAGGCGGCGATCAGCGTCTCCAGCCTGGGCATCCCGCCGCAGTTCGGGTTCGCCGTCTCCGGGATGCTCGCCGCCCGCTACGGGTTCCGGGTCTCGGTGGACTCCGTTTCCCCCTATGGAGGCGTACGCGCGGTGGTACTGATCCCCGACGAGCTGCTCACCACGGAGGTGCCGCAGCCCGCCGCACCCGCCGAGGCGCCCGAGGCGTACGAGGACTACGAGGCGTACGGACACCAGCAGCAGGCCGCCCCGCAGCCGGAGCAGTGGCAGCAGGCCCCCGCCCCGGCGCCCACCCCGCTCTTCCCGCCGGCTGCGCAGCGCCAGGACACCGCGACCCAGCAGCTCGCCCAGATCACCACCACCTCCGGCGGGCTGCCGAAGCGTCGTCGCAAGAGCCCGGTCTCCGCCGTGCCCCCGGCCGCGCCGCAGCCGGTCCGCAGCAACGAGGAGACCGCCTCCCGCCTGGGAGCGTTCCAGCGCGGCACCCGCTCCGGGCGGGACACGACGACGACCACGGAAGGATCCGAGATCCAGTGA